DNA from Brassica napus cultivar Da-Ae chromosome C4, Da-Ae, whole genome shotgun sequence:
aatatatatttggatatttttaatgATGTTTAGTTTTTGTACTTTCTTCCCTTTTCTGTATAAAGGAAACAGATAAACAACGACCGTCTTcaatataaatttcattttttgtttgcatatgtgataaaaaaaaatttccatttttcttagtttttgtatagtttattatattaaaaattttcatCGGATTATCTTTTTCTTGTTCTCTTTATCCGACTTGCCTCCAGTATTTTCTTTGAGTAGCGAAGTCCATATCATGGTTTAGAGATATATGAGATTATAAGtaattctatatattatttttcaaaaaatagtaattctattattataaaataattattcataAATACCAGTTTCATTTTAGTTAACCGGTTTGGATTAAAGTTAAGAATAACTTTCTAATTTAGGTGTGGGGCGAGGATTCTTAGTGTACTATCGAATGGTAGTCCAATTTGATATTATTGCAATTCATCAGCTTTAAAAAGAGTAAAACTAATTGCTAATTACACAAATAATACGTCAAATCACATGATCACACACCTGGTTAAAATTCAGAAGAACTCTGAATCACCAAAATGAAAATTTCTCTCTCTGAATGGTATAGGAGTGAGAAGAGAtagaaagttatattttaaacatgTCATCTTATAGTTTGGAGTTTTATTAGATTTCTTCTGCTGTCCAGATtcatttttcttgaaaagtaaTAGTTATATGTAGAAATACCCCCGTTCGGAAACTCGGTAGGATTAATTGGGAATTACTCGGCGATTTGTTTTAGGTTATATATCAGATATTTTTAACATGTAATGATAGCGAGGTGCAGTGGTAAAGTATCTTTACATTAACTAAGCAATCCGACTTCGAGTACCAATTAGTGcattttaagtgatttttttaggttttttttaatgaaaggtaaaacCGTCATTTACGTATGATCTTCCTCTTAGGTTTTTGGTTCTGCAACTCTAAAAACGCGACCGCTATCAGATTTTGACGTGTTTTATAgcaattttctttgttttctgttgtttttgccaaaacttCACAAACATAAAGGAGATTACTAGATCTACAGGTTCAAATAAGGAaaaaatgtagttttttttttaaacttgatTTTCTGAGCGCATAGTTCCAATTCGCCACGGTTGGTCAACCTATAGCGATTTCTCGGCTGCTAAATCGGCTGGACGGCCGAGTTTTAGAAAAAGGAGAAATACCATAAGATATTCAAGATTATCAAACAAGTGCAATGATTTTGGATTTTGACCAATATTTTTAGATGTTTACTTTTATATTAgtaaaaaagaaaggaaatcacattttattatttttattttcttggacAAGtgcacttttatttaaaatgatctAATAAAACTGTTTTTTGGGTCCAATATATAGATCAAGTGCTCACTTATTATTCAGTACTTGTTCGAGTCATGAATAAGTTTAtcgtataaatatgtaatttaaatGACAACACACCacttttataaatttgatgaacCAAAACAATTTATCCTGATACTTTTTATATAATAGTATTTCTtaggttttcttttctttaacaatatttgaaaaaacaaaagcgCTACCTTGTAATATATGGTGATTCATACGTAACTCTtatgttctttttaaaaaatcgagCTGTATTAACAAATCGGTTGGAAGAAAAGGAGTTACAAGAAAGCAAACCAAATTCATTACAATAAATTAAAGGTATCATCAAGATTGCTATAACAAAAGATCAAAGCCAACAAGCTGAAAAAGAAACAGTGCTTCAAAGAGGTGATGGTCCCATCTGATATTGTGGAGCATTGGTTGGTGAAGTAGCCAAGGGAGAAGGTGAAGGAGACATAAAAGAGCTTGGTGATCTGACTGGTCCCGGAACTGGAGCAGCCACTGGACCCAACGAGACCGGGAAGACGAGGATGCCAAGCTTTTGTCCTATGTCGCAGTGACCAGGAACTCCGCATATGAAGTGTTGAAATCCTGGTTTGGTTAGAGTTACCGTGTCTGATCCAGTTTGGTACCTCGCCAACGGATTAGACGAGTAGCATAGCTCGAAATCATGGGGAGTGACTTCAGTGACGTCGTGGAACTCGTTGTTGTATTCGAAGACCAGTGAGTCTCCTACTTGAAAAGTTCTTGAAGAAGCCCAAGCTTGGTAATCCACACCCATCATGGTCCATCCGCTCGAGTCGCCGACTTTGTGAACCGTTCCTCCTACTCCAACCCCCATAAGTGCCACAAGAATCATAAGAGAAGTGAAGAAAAGTTTGCTATTGATCCAAGCCATAATTGATCGTTGTTTGATTCTTGATTTTTAGAGTCGAGAGAAAAGTTTGGTAGATATCTTATGGAGAAgtgattgagtttgttttgtgaaaAATCTAGTTCCCCTATACATGTGTTTATATAGAAACCGAGGATTCCAAGATAAGGAAAAATTAAGATAATCAACTATACACAATCTCAATAAAAAAGGGAAATTGttgaatatttggatatttttaatgATGTTTAGTTTTTGtactttctttccttttctgtATAAACGTAACAGATAAACAATGATCGTCTTcaatataaatttcatttttttgtttgtttatgtgataaaaaaattcccattttcttagtttttgtatagtttattatattaaaaaatttcatcggattatttttttcttgttctctttATCTGACTTGCCTCTAGTATTTTCTTTGAGTAGCGAAGTCTATATCATGGTTTAGAGATATTTGAGATTATAAGCaattctatatattatttctcaaaaaatagtaattctattattataaaataattaatcataaatgCAAGTCTCATTTTAGATAACCGGTTTGGATTAAAGTTAAGAATGACTTTCTAATTTGGGTTTGGGGCGAGGATTCTTAGTGTACTAACAAATGGTAGTCCAATTTGATATTAATGCAATTCATGAGCTttaaaaagagtaaaaataaTTGCTAATTACACAAATAATACGTCAAATCACATGATCACACACCTGGTTAAAATTCAGAAGAACTCTAACTCACCAAAATGAAAATTTCTCTCTCTGAATGGTATAGGAGTGAGAAGAGAtagaaagttatattttaaacatgACATCTTATAGTTTGGAGTTTTGTTAGGTTTCTTCTGCTGTCCAGATTCATTTTTCTTGAATAGTAATAGTTATATGTAGAAATACCCCTGTTCGGAAACTCAGTAGGATTAATCGAGAATTACTCGGCGATTTGTTTTAggttatatatcatatatttttaacatgtaATGATAGTGAGGTGCAGTGGTAAAGTATCTTTACCTTAACTAAGCAATCCGACTTCAAGTACCAATGAGTGCATTATAAGtgatttttaggttttttttaatgaagggtaaaaccGTCATTTACGTATGATCTTCCTCTTAGGTTTCTGGTTCTGCAACTCTAAAAACGCGACTGCTATCAGATTTTGACGCGTTTTATAgcaattttctttgttttcttttgtttttgccaaaacttCACAAACATAAAGGAGATTACTAGATCTACAGGTTCAAATAAGTaaaaatgtagtttttttttctaaacctaATTTTCTGAGCGCATAGTTCCAATTCACCACGGTTTCTCAACCTATAGCAATTTCTCGGCCGCTAAATCGGCTGGACGGCCGAGTTTTAGAACAGGAGAAATACCATAAGATATTCAAGATTATTAAACAAGTGCAATGATTTTGGATTTTGACCAATATTTTTAGTTGTTTACTTttatattagtaaaaaaaaaaggaaatcacattttattatttttattttcttggacAAGtgcacttttatttttaatgatctAATAAAACTGTTTTTTGGGTCCAATGTATAGATCAAGTGCTCACTTATTATTCCGTACTTGTTCGAGTCATGAATAAGTTTAtcgtataaatatgtaatttaaatGACAACACACCacttttataaatttgatgaacCAAAACACTTTATCCTGATACTTTTTATATAATAGGATTTTTTAGGTTTTCTTtaacaatatttgaaaaaaacaaaagcgcTACCTTGTAATATATGGTGACTCATACGTAACTCTtatgttctttttaaaaaatcgagCTGTATTAACAAATCGGTTGGAAGAAAAGGAGTTACAAGAAAGCAAACCAAATTCATTACAATAAATTAAAGGTATCATCAAGATTGCTATAACAAAAGATCAAAGCCAATAAGCTGAAAAAGAAACAGTGCTTCAAAGAGGTGATGGTCCCATCTGATATTGTGGAGCATTGGTTGGTGAAGTAGCCAAGGGAGAAGGTGAAGGAGACATAGAAGAGCTTGGTGATCTGACTGGTCCCGGAACTGGAGCAGCCACTGGACCCAACGAGGCCGGAAAGACGAGGATGTGAAGCTTTTGTCCTATGTCGCAGTGACCAGGAACTCCACATATGAAGTGTTGAAATCCAGGTTTGGTTAGAGTTACCGTGTCTGATCCAGTTTGGTACCTCGCTAACGGATTAGACGAGTAGCATAGCTCGAAATCATGGGGAGTGACTTCAGTGACGTCGTGGAACTCGTTGTTGTATTCGAAGACCAGTGAGTCTCCTACTTGAAAAGTTCTTGAAGAAGCCCAAGCTTGGTAATCCACACCCATCATGGTCCATCCGCTCGAGTCGCCGACTTTGTGAACCGTTCCTCCTACTCCAACCCCCATAAGTGCCACAAGAATCATAAGAGAAGTGAAGAAAAGTTTGCTATTGATCCAAGCCATAATTGATCGTTGTTTGATTCTTGATTTTTAGAGTCGAGAGAAAAGTTTGGTAGATATCTTATGGAGAAgtgattgagtttgttttgtgaaaAATCTAGTTCCCCTATACATGTGTTTATATAGAAACCGAGGTTTCCAAGATAAGGAAAAATTAAGATAATCAACTATACACAATCTCAATAAAAAGGGAAATTGTTGaatatatatttggatatttttaatgATGTTTAGTTTTTGTACTTTCTTCCCTTTTCTGTATAAAGGAAACAGATAAACAACGACCGTCTTcaatataaatttcattttttgtttgcatacgtgataaaaaaaaatttccatttttcttagtttttgtatagtttattatattaaaaattttcatCGGATTATCTTTTTCTTGTTCTCTTTATCCGACTTGCCTCCAGTATTTTCTTTGAGTAGCGAAGTCCATATCATGTTTTAGAGATATATGAGATTATAAGtaattctatatattatttttcaaaaaatagtaattctattattataaaataattattcataAATACCAGTTTCAGTTTAGTTAACCGGTTTGGATTAAAGTTAAGAATAACTTTCTAATTTAGGTGTGGGGCGAGGATTCTTAGTGTACTATCGAATGGTAGTCCAATTTGATATTATTGCAATTCATCAGCTTTAAAAAGAGTAAAACTAATTGCTAATTACACAAATAATACGTCAAATCACATGATCACACACCTGGTTAAAATTCAGAAGAACTCTGATTCACCAAAATGAAAATTTCTCTCTCTGAATGGTATAGGAGTGAGAAGAGAtagaaagttatattttaaacatgTCATCTTATAGTTTGGAGTTTTATTAGATTTCTTCTGCTGTCCAGATTCATTTTTCTTGAATAGTAATAGTTATATGTAGAAATACTCCCGTTCGGAAACTCGGTATAGGATTAATCGGGAATTACTCGGCGATTTGTTTTAggttatatatcatatatttttaacatgtaATGATAGTGAGGTGCAGTGGTAAAATATCTTTACCTTAACTAAGCAATCCGATTTCGAGTACCAATGAGTGcattttaagtgattttttagggttttttttaatgaagggtaaaaccGTCATTTACGTATGATCTTCCTCTTAGGTTTCTGGTTCTGCAACTCTAAAAATGCGGCCGCTATCAGATTTTGACGAGTTTTATAgcaattttctttgtttttctgttATTTTTGCCAAAACTTCACAAACATAAAGTATATTATTAGATCTACAGGTTCAAATAAGGAaaaaatgtagtttttttttaaacctgaTTTTCTGAGCGCATAGTTCCAATTCGCCACGGTTGCTCAACCTATAGCGATTTCTCGGCTGCTAAATCGGCTGGACGGCCGAGTTTTAGAACAAGGAAAAATACCATAAGATATTCAAGATTATTAAACAAGTGCAATGATTTTGGATTTTCACCAATATTTTTAGTTGTTTACTTTTATATTAgtaaaaaagaaaggaaatcacattttgttatttttattttcttggacAAGTgcacttttattttaaatgatctAATAAAACTGGTTTTTGGGTCCAATATATAGATCAAGTGCTCACTTATTATTCCGTACTTGTTCGAGTCATGAAcaagtttatcttataaatatgtaatttaaatGGCAACACACCacttttataaatttgatgaacCAAAACACTCTATCCTGATACTTTTTAGATAATAGTATTTCTtaggttttcttttctttaacaaaatttgaaaaaaaaacaaaagcgcTACCTTGTAATAAATGATGATTCATACGAAACtcttatattcttttaaaaaaatcgagTTGTATTAACAAATCGGCTGGAAGAAAAGGAATTACAAGAAAGCAAACCAAATTCATTGCAATAAAAGGTATCAACAAGATTGCTATAACAAAAGATTAAAGCCAACAAGCTGAAAAAGAAACAGTGCTTCAAAGAGGTGATGGTCCCATCTGATATTGTGGAGCATTGGTTGGTAAAGTAGCCAAGGGAGAAGGTGAAGGAGACATAGAAGAGCTTGGTGATCTGACTGGTCCCGGAACTGGAGCAGCCACTGGACTTAACGAGGCCGGGAAGACGAGGATGCCAAGCTTTTGTCCTATGTCGCAGTGACCAGGAACTCCGCATATGAAGTGTTGAAATCCTGGTTTGGTTAGAGTTACCGTGTCTGATCCAGTTTGGTACCTCGCTAACGGATTAGACGAGTAGCATAGCTCGAAATCATGGGGAGTGACTTCAGTGACGTCGTGGAACTCGTTGTTGTATTCGAAGACCAGTGAGTCTCCTACTTGAAAAGTTCTTGAAGAAGCCCAAGCTTGGTAATCCACACCCATCATGGTCCATCCGCTCGAGTCGCCGACTTTGTGAACCGTTCCTTTTACTCCAACTCCAAAAATTGCCACAAGAATCATGAGAGAAGTGAAGAAAGATTTGCTATTGATCGAAGGCATCATTGGTGTTGTTTGGTTCTTGACTTTTTGAATAGAGAGAAACAGGTTTGATAGAGATTTATGGAGAAGTAATGAGTTTGTTTGGTGAAAAAATAGTTCCATATACATGTGTTTATATAGAAGCCGAGGGTTCTAAAATAAggaaaaactaaagaaaaaaaaggaaaatattggatgtcaagatttttattttttttggttgaaaattTGGATAATTTAGTTGGTCTAGTTTTGATACTTTCTTTCCTTTATGTGTTCGTGAAACTAGAGAATACAGTGACGGTCTCCATCTAAATTTCATTCTTGtttctttaattattatatttttttcatcatatttatctttttctagTTCTATTTATCAATTTCGCCTTGTGTTGCAAAGTCATGTTCATGATTTAGAGAGATAAATGGATTGAAACGTCCATGATTGTAAGGAAGGTGACATCGATCTaggtttgaaatattttaataacatgGTTGCGTTTCTGATAGCTTCACTTATGGTTCATCTTTGTCCGGAACATCATGGCCCAATGGTAAGGACGGGCTCCTTCCTGCACCCAGGTTGCGAGTTCGAACCCTGCCGGAGGGAACTACCTCATGATGTCTCTGGACACCCCACACGGATATGAGTCCATGCATTAGggcccatttgaatacccggagagagggtctatccgtgggctgcACCTCCCCTTAGGGATTAGTCTGGGCCTCTCCATGGGCCTGGGATACCCCcaggttaatcaaaaaaaaaaagaagtccaTGGTAGATGAAGCTTGTAAGCTTTACAAAGCAATGATTGACTATGGTTTATCTCCTTCTGAGGTGACTCGAGTCACATTAGCATATGGTATTGTACGAGGAATGATTTAGCTAATGCAATGATGTTGTTGAAACCGTTAGATAAGAGGCTCTGGATTAGAACGTTTAGGACACTATTGAGAAAGTTGTGTAGCGAGAAGAAAGTTGGAGTGGCAGCTCTGTTCTATCAGAAATTGTTGGAGAAAGATGGTAGCCCTGATCGTGTTACTTTAGCTGCTTTCACTATGGCTTGCTCCGAGTCTGGTGGTAAAAACAACCTTGTTACTgatctgagagagagagagtctccAGCGGAATAGGCTAGAAGTGTTTATAAGCTTTGAGCTCTCCGTTTGAAGAGCAAATACACATTGTTGTACCATTTTACTGATGTAAAAGTAGAATAGTTATGACCAGTTTTCTCAAAGATATCAACTTTGTACAGAGACCTAACCAGGCTGAGCCtaattaagttaaaaatatGTGAACTTTTTGTGTTCTTAGAATTGTATTTTGTTCTCTGGGAACATGATCACAAGTGCTTCAGTCAGTGGGCTTGACAAAAACAGTAACATGGGCCTGCCTAAATTTTTTTGACTGTGTATATAAACTGTATCCGCCGAATCTTTTAGAGCATGTTTAACCTCTGTCTCTTAGCAGAGATTCTTAACTTataatttgacattttttttttacacttttcagATAAGAAACCGCTCTTATATCTCGTATTTGAAagatggtttttaatttttctttgttaaaatctaataaaagttAACAACGTCTTTTAGCAGCGAAGCTAAAAACTCCAGTTAATGATGGTCTACACAGCACGAAGAAAGCTAGAAGCTAATTGATGAGTACGATCATCAGCCAAACAAACAAAGATAACCGGATCTAATAGATGAAAGAAACTACGAAGATAACCGGATTTAATTAATAGATGAAAGAACCGACAAAGATAACCAGATTTAATTAAATAGATGAAGGAACCGACTAAGATAACCGGATGAAGGAACCGACTAAGATAACCGGGTTTAATAGATAAGTGCTCCTTATAACATTTTGTAAGAccgaaaaagaagaagcaaaaatcGGTTTAGGGTTTCCACTCGAGTTTCTCTGAAGCGTCgatagagagactgagagagaTCGACAAAGGCCGTTAGAGATCTAGGGTTTATTCCTAGTTCATAGTCATGTGGAACAACAACGACGGTATGCCGTTAGCCCCTCCCGGCACCGGCGGCCCGATGATTCCGCCGCCGCATCCTTCTTACACCGCCCTTCCGCCGCCTTCTAATCCAGCTCCTCCGGCCGAGCCTACTCCCGAGGAGGCCGAGGCGAAGCTCGAGGAGAAGGCCCGCAAATGGATGCAGCTGAACTCGAAGCGCTACGGCGACAAGAGGAAGTTCGGATTCGTGGAGACTCAGAAGGAGGACATGCCGCCTGAGCACGTCAGGAAGATTATCAGGTGAGGTTTCTTCGAGATCCGGCTTCATCGTTTCTTGATTATTGATTTTTACTTGGATTGAGACTAAATCTCTGTTTGTTCAGGGATCATGGTGATAtgtcatcgaagaagtttcgtcaCGATAAACGTGTGTACCTTGGAGCTCTTAAGTTCGTCCCTCACGCTGTGTTCAAGCTCCTGGAGAATATGCCTATGCCTTGGGAGCAGGTTTTTTATAACTGATTATCTGCTTAAGCTTCAGCTGTTTATTGATTGTCctcttgtttatttatctttaaCTCCCGTTTTCTTCCAGGTTCGAGATGTAAAGGTTCTCTACCACATCACCGGAGCTATTACATTCGTCAACGAGATTCCATGGGTTGTGGAACCTATTTACATGGCTCAGGTGTGTTAATAGCCTCTCTCTTTTCTTGCGTTTGAGTTTCCTAAATGTAATTTTGAGtgatatttattctttttttttgtcttggtTTTACAGTGGGGCACTATGTGGATTATGATGCGAAGGGAGAAGAGGGATCGTCGTCATTTCAAGCGAATGCGGTTTCCACCGTTTGATGATGAGGAGCCTCCACTGGACTACGCTGACAACTTGTTGGACGTGGATCCTCTTGAGCCAATTCAGTTGGAGCtagacgaggaagaagattctGCTGTGCACACTTGGTTTTATGACCACAAGCCACTAGTGAAGACCAAGCTGATTAATGGTCCCAGTTACCGGAAGTGGAATCTCTCTCTTCCGATTATGGCTACCCTTCACAGGCTTGCAGGCCAGTTGCTGTCTGATTTGATTGATCGCAACTACTTCTACTTGTTTGACATGCCGTCTTTCTTCACCGCCAAGGCTCTGAACATGTGCATACCTGGTATGCTACTTTCCTTCTCTTCTggaattttgataattttgtttCACTTTGGTTTTTTCTCTTCTAATGCTTTCTGTCACTCTTACCCAGGTGGTCCTAAGTTTGAACCTTTGTACCGTGATATGGAGAAAGGGGATGAAGACTGGAATGAGTTTAACGACATCAACAAGCTTATCATTCGTTCCCCTCTTCGAACTGAGTACAGAATAGCGTTTCCCCACCTGTACAATAATCGTCCCAGGAAAGTCAAACTCTGCGTGTATCACAGTCCTATGGTGATGTATATAAAGACCGAGGACCCTGATCTTCCTGCGTTTTATTATGATCCCTTGCTTCACCCGATAAGCAACACCAATAAGGAAAGGCGTGAAAGGAACGTTTTTGAAGATGATGGTGAGGATGACTTTATCTTACCAGAGGGAGTGGAACCTTTGCTGAAAGACACCCACCTCTACACTGACACTACAGCTGCTGGCATTTCATTGCTGTTTGCACCACGACCTTTCAATATGAGGTCTGGGAGAACAAGGCGGTCAGAAGATATTCCCCTGGTGTCAGAGTGGTTCAAGGAGCACTGGTAAGCTACTGGTCTTCTTCTGTTCTCTTTCCCTTTCATAATTTACTTGTATATTTACTAATACTTTTCTGAACTCATTTTCTGCAGTCCCCCAGCTTATCCGGTTAAAGTTCGAGTTAGCTACCAAAAGCTTTTGAAGTGCTATGTACTGAATGAGTTGCACCATAGACCACCTAAAGCCCAGAAGAAGAAGCACTTATTCCGCTCTCTTGCAGCTACAAAGTTTTTCCAGAGTACCGAGTTGGATTGGGTTGAAGTGGGTCTGCAAGTCTGCAGGCAGGGGTATAATATGCTGAACCTGCTGATCCACAGGAAGAATTTGAACTATCTGCATCTTGACTACAACTTCAACCTtaagcctgttaaaacattgaccACCAAAGAGCGAAAGAAGTCACGTTTTGGGAACGCTTTCCATCTCTGCCGTGAGATCCTCCGGCTGACAAAGCTTGTAGTTGATGCCAATGTCCAGTTCCGACTAGGAAATGTTGATGCTTTCCAGTTAGCTGACGGTCTGCAGTATATTTTCTCCCACGTTGGCCAGTTGACGGGTATGTACCGGTATAAATACAGACTGATGAGGCAGATTAGGATGTGCAAGGATTTGAAGCACTTGATATACTACCGTTTCAATACGGGTCCTGTGGGTAAGGGACCAGGATGTGGATTTTGGGCTCCAATGTGGAGGGTATGGTTGTTTTTCCTTCGTGGAATAGTTCCTCTTCTTGAACGATGGTTGGGGAATCTTCTTGCTCGTCAGTTTGAGGGGCGTCATTCAAAAGGAGTTGCCAAAACTGTCACGAAACAGAGAGTTGAAAGCCACTTCGATTTGGAACTGCGAGCTGCTGTCATGCATGACGTTCTTGATGCCATGCCAGGTTTCCATTCTTTCGAATGTGTATTTACTTGTGTTTTCAATCATGAAATTGTCTTATAATCTTTTGGTTGATATTTTCTTGTTATGTGCAGAGGGTATCAAGCAAAACAAAGCTCGGACAATATTGCAGCACCTTAGCGAGGCATGGCGATGTTGGAAAGCTAATATCCCTTGGAAGGTCCCTGGGTTACCTGTGCCAATTGAGAATATGATCCTGCGTTATGTCAAGTCTAAGGCTGATTGGTGGACAAATGTTGCTCACTACAATCGTGAGCGTATCAGAAGAGGGGCTACGGTTGATAAGACTGTTTGCAGAAAGAATCTTGGAAGGTTGACTCGTCTCTGGCTAAAGGCAGAACAGGTCTGTACATTTTACTTAAATGTCTTCATTGATTTGCTTAAAAAAGTTCTATAAATAAGTGTCATTTACTGTTTCGAGTAAATTAGTTCCATGTATTCTTCATTATCAGTTCTCTGATAATTATCCTTGTAAACCTGTCACAGGAACGGCAGCACAATTACCTGAAAGATGGTCCATATGTCACTCCAGAGGAAGCACTAGCAATTTATACAACCACTGTTCACTGGCTGGAATCGAGGAAGTTTTCTCCAATTCCATTCCCGCCATTGTCGTACAAACATGACACAAAGTTGCTTATCCTGGCCCTTGAGAGACTGAAGGAATCATACAGTGTCGCTGTGAGGTTGAATCAGCAGCAGCGAGAGGAGCTTGGTCTGATTGAACAAGCGTATGACAATCCTCATGAAGCTCTGTCTAGAATTAAACGTCATCTCCTCACCCAGCGTGGCTTCAAAGAGGTAGCTTGACCCTTCACTATATATTGGAGAAATGGGTTGAACATATGTTGCCAAGTTATTGTAGTAAACTGATGGTGAATCCGTTCTTTGCAGGTTGGCATTGAGTTTATGGATCTGTACAGCTACCTGATTCCAGTTTATGAAATAGAGCCTCTGGAGAAAATTACTGATGCCTATCTTGACCAATACTTGTGGTACGAGGGTGATAAGCGCCACCTGTTCCCAAACTGGATCAAGCCAGCAGACTCAGAGCCGCCACCACTTCTGGTTTACAAGTGGTGTCAAGGTATCAATAATTTACAAGGCATATGGGACACAGGGGATGGGCAATGTGTGGTGATGCTCCAGACTAAGTTTGAAAAGTTCTTTGAGAAGATTGATTTGACCATGTTGAACAGGTATCTACTAGTTTATTAATGGTAAATTAATTCTCAGATTTGTGTGCTAATAAGTATTGTGTTATTTTTTTCAGGCTGCTTCGTTTGGTTCTTGACCACAATATTGCGGATTATGTGTCTGCCAAGAATAATGTGGTTCTGTCTTACAAAGATATGAGTCATACTAACTCGTATGGTCTGATTAGGGGGCTTCAGTTTGCCTCTTTCGTTGTTCAGCTTTATGGACTATTGCTTGATCTTTTGCTTCTTGGTTTGACTCGGGCGAGTGAGATTGCTGGGCCACCACAGATGCCTAACGAGTTTATGACGTTTTGGGATACAAAAGTGGAGACACGTCATCCCATAAGACTGTATTCCCGGTACATAGACAAAGTTCATATAATGTTCAAATTTACCCATGAAGAGGCCAGGGATCTTATTCAGCGCTACCTTACTGAGCATCCTGATCCCAACAATGAAAACATGGTGGGATACAACAATAAGAAGTGCTGGCCAAGAGATGCAAGGATGAGGTTGATGAAACATGATGGTATGCTCTTTCTTTTTATGCTGTTCGATAGAAATTCAtgcatgtttttgtttttgtttttgtttctcatTTTTTGTTCATCTCTCAGTCAATCTTGGTAGAAGTGTCTTTTGGGACATGAAGAATCGTCTTCC
Protein-coding regions in this window:
- the LOC106434534 gene encoding mavicyanin-like, which translates into the protein MAWINSKLFFTSLMILVALMGVGVGGTVHKVGDSSGWTMMGVDYQAWASSRTFQVGDSLVFEYNNEFHDVTEVTPHDFELCYSSNPLARYQTGSDTVTLTKPGFQHFICGVPGHCDIGQKLGILVFPVSLGPVAAPVPGPVRSPSSFMSPSPSPLATSPTNAPQYQMGPSPL
- the LOC106434533 gene encoding mavicyanin-like; the protein is MAWINSKLFFTSLMILVALMGVGVGGTVHKVGDSSGWTMMGVDYQAWASSRTFQVGDSLVFEYNNEFHDVTEVTPHDFELCYSSNPLARYQTGSDTVTLTKPGFQHFICGVPGHCDIGQKLHILVFPASLGPVAAPVPGPVRSPSSSMSPSPSPLATSPTNAPQYQMGPSPL
- the LOC106434532 gene encoding mavicyanin-like, with the protein product MYMELFFHQTNSLLLHKSLSNLFLSIQKVKNQTTPMMPSINSKSFFTSLMILVAIFGVGVKGTVHKVGDSSGWTMMGVDYQAWASSRTFQVGDSLVFEYNNEFHDVTEVTPHDFELCYSSNPLARYQTGSDTVTLTKPGFQHFICGVPGHCDIGQKLGILVFPASLSPVAAPVPGPVRSPSSSMSPSPSPLATLPTNAPQYQMGPSPL